Genomic DNA from Nitratidesulfovibrio vulgaris str. Hildenborough:
CAGACACCCTTTGCGAAGTCTACGGGCTCGCTGAAGAAGTGCTCGCCGAACACGTTCGCGGCCTCATCGGTCGTGGTGGCACGCCCCCCGAACCCACGACCCCGGACAGGGTAGATGGACTGGGGGCACCGGGCGTAGCCCTGCTGATGGTGCCCGTGCGTCTCGAACCACGCCGCAACGTCAAGGTGACGCTGACCATCAGCGAAGACGAAAAGGAACTGCTCGACCGTCTCGCGCATGAATGGGACATGAGCCGTTCGTCACTGGTGGTGACGGCACTGCATGACATGTGCAACCGCATGGGCTGCGACTAGGAACGCACACCTGCACAAGCCGAGGGTAGCGCGGCGCAGCAGGCATAGCCCCTCAGCACCGACAACACACCGACCCCAGTGACGGAGAACAGGTCATGCCTGAACTGCCTGAAGTGGAAACCATCGCCTGCGGCTTGCGTCCGGCCCTTTCAGGGCGGCGCATCGTGGGTGTTACGGTGCACAACCCCGGCACGCTGGAAGGTCCGCTGTGCACACCTGCCGCCTTCACGGAGGCCGTGCAGGGGCAACGCATCGCGGATGTGGGACGGCGCGGCAAGCTGCTGCTTGTGGCGTTCGCGTCATTGCCACCTGTCGGCCACGCAGGACAACCGCGACCTGAAGGTCTCTCCTCTTCCACGGTTCGCGACTTCCTCGTCACGCACGGCTTTCATGCCGCAGGGTGCGCCACGTCAGTCCATGCCTGTGCCCCCCTTCTTGCGGACGGGCAACAGACACGGGGCCGTCTCGCGGGGCACGGCGATGGCATGGATGGCACATCGCGGACGGGAAGCACCTTGCCCGGAACCGGAGGCACCGAAAACTCTGACG
This window encodes:
- a CDS encoding type II toxin-antitoxin system HicB family antitoxin yields the protein MLYPALLSPEGEDAYTVVFPDFPDCEATADTLCEVYGLAEEVLAEHVRGLIGRGGTPPEPTTPDRVDGLGAPGVALLMVPVRLEPRRNVKVTLTISEDEKELLDRLAHEWDMSRSSLVVTALHDMCNRMGCD